From the Thamnophis elegans isolate rThaEle1 chromosome 11, rThaEle1.pri, whole genome shotgun sequence genome, one window contains:
- the GPR52 gene encoding G-protein coupled receptor 52: protein MNQFAWTEWKNLNMNDSNENVSEHLSCPFGFGHYNAIDICILETIVIILLTFLIITGNLTVIFVIHCAPLLHHYTTSYFIQTMAYADLFVGISCLIPTLSLLHYSVGVHESLTCQIFVYVISVLKSVSMACLAFISVDRYLAITKPLSYNQLVTPCRLRICIILIWLYSALIFLPSYFGWGKPGYHGDIFEWCAASWLTNAYFTGFIVCLLYAPAAFIICFTYFHIFKICRQHTKEINDRRARFPSHEVDTTAEAGHSPDSRYAMVLFRITSVFYVLWLPYIIYFMLESTKVLENPALSFVTTWLAISNSFCNCVIYSLSNSVFRLGLWRLSETICSVCICKKDRGVREPVPRKRANSCSM from the coding sequence ATGAACCAGTTCGCATGGACTGAATGGAAGAATCTGAATATGAATGATagcaatgagaatgtatctgagCATCTATCCTGCCCTTTCGGATTTGGACATTATAATGCCATTGATATTTGTATCCTTGAGACTATTGTTATTATCTTACTAACATTTTTAATTATTACTGGTAACTTAACAGTAATTTTCGTCATCCACTGTGCTCCACTTTTGCATCATTATACCACCAGCTACTTTATTCAGACTATGGCATATGCTGATCTTTTCGTTGGGATTAGTTGCTTAATTCCTACCTTGTCACTGCTTCACTATTCTGTAGGTGTTCACGAGTCCTTAACTTGTCAAATTTTTGTGTATGTCATCTCCGTACTGAAAAGTGTTTCTATGGCTTGCCTTGCTTTCATTAGCGTGGATCGCTACCTGGCGATCACAAAACCACTCTCGTATAACCAGTTGGTCACCCCCTGTCGATTGAGGATCTGCATTATTTTGATCTGGCTCTACTCGGCACTTATCTTCCTGCCTTCCTATTTTGGTTGGGGAAAGCCAGGTTATCACGGAGATATTTTTGAATGGTGTGCAGCTTCTTGGCTCACCAATGCCTATTTTACTGGATTTATTGTCTGCTTACTTTACGCTCCAGCTGCCTTTATAATCTGTTTTACATATTTCCACATATTCAAAATTTGCCGGCAGCACACCAAAGAGATAAATGACCGGAGAGCTCGATTTCCTAGTCATGAAGTAGATACTACTGCAGAAGCTGGACATAGCCCAGATAGCCGCTATGCTATGGTTTTATTTCGTATAACCAGTGTGTTTTATGTGCTCTGGCTGCCCTACATTATATATTTCATGCTAGAGAGCACTAAGGTGCTTGAAAACCCAGCACTCTCTTTTGTAACAACCTGGCTTGCTATTAGCAATAGTTTTTGTAACTGTGTAATATATAGTCTGTCAAATAGCGTTTTTAGGTTGGGACTTTGGAGATTGTCAGAGACAATATGCTCAGTTTGCATATGTAAAAAAGACCGTGGGGTTCGAGAGCCTGTTCCTAGAAAACGGGCTAACTCTTGTTCTATGTAA